The sequence GACCTTGCCATCTTCGATGGCAACCTTGCCGTCTTGGAGGTCAATCCGCTGAGAGTCAAGCTGGGCCTGGGTCACAAAAGGATCCGCTGTCTCATCTACTCCTGGGAGTTTATTGACTGACTCTAAGAGGTCCGCAATTCCAGCCTTATCGGCCGCGCTGAATACGGATTCGTCTGCCTTATGAAACACGACCTGCCCGGCACCGCGACTGGCGGATGGGAAATTCTTTTGCAAGCTTGTTGCTAGGTCCTGGGATGGAATCCCATCGATGGTCATCGCAGTTGAAAGCTGACCACCTGAGAATGCCGCTGCGGCACCCACACTCGACAACAAAATTAGCCAAACACCAATCACAGCCAAGGCATTTTTTGCAGAGAATTTTCCGAGGCGATAAAGCAGTTCAGCCATGATGTCCTTGTTCTTGTGATGCGCACTGAGCGCTTAATCTAAAATCGTCTAAGTTTAGGCTTCCAGTCTGAATGGGAACTGACAGGCAAACCCCTGTCAAACCAACCCCCAAACATCGAAATCTATTTCACGAACTTGGTCGAGGCTTTTTACCAAGGAGTAACGTGGGCATCGAAGGTCAGGAGAAGCTAATGGCTCAGAGGCAACCCAAACTCGAATCGTTCACCCCTCAGGAGCGCGCCGCCATCAAGGAGCGCGCCAAAGAACAACAAAAGGCGAGCACCAAGGAGTCTCAAGAAGCCGAAGTACTCCTAAAGATTTCGCAGATGTCCTCAAATGACAAAGCCCTCGCACAGAAAATTCACGAGCTTGTGAAGACCTTCGCCCCCGAACTTGATGCCAAAACCTGGTACGGCATGCCCGCCTATGCAAGAGCTGGTAAAACCATATTATTTTTCCAAGACGCCGGCAAATTCAAGGTCCGCTACGCAACCCTGGGTTTCAGCGAGCACGCTAATTTGGATGGCGGGAACATGTGGCCAAACGCCTATGCCCTAATCGACCTAGACAAGCAGACCGAGGAGCAAATTATTGGTTTGATCAAAAAGGCCATTAGCTAAGCAGTTTCTTGATGCGCTGCAGCGATACCGGTTCGGTGGTTCCGAGGCTTTGGGCAAATAGGCTCACCCTGAATTCTTCAATCAGCCACCTTGCCTGCGCAACTGGCCCCGAGCCAGACTGGCTAAAACTTCCTCCAGCCAATTCAAAAAATGATATTGCCTGAGATAGTTCGTATTGGGCCACGTTATCGCGCTGCGGGTTTTGTCTGAGTTTTTGAATTCGCAGCTCTATTGTTCTGAGGTAAATCTCGAGTCGAGGGAGTCTTTCAAGACCAATATCGCTCACAAACCTAGGGCTCAGCAATTCGGAAATGTGCTGCTTCTCACTTGCTAGAACTTGCAGAAAATCAAAATCCTTTGTCTCCGAAATAGCCTTATTAGCATCCCTCAGAGCGTTAGCGATTCTGGCAGCGATTTTGACGATTTCGAATGCAAGCTCGATTGACTTGGCCTCCACCGAGTCACGAATGCCCTCAAACTCGGCCCTTGTGAAAATCAAACCCGCTTGATTTATCTTCGACAGCTCCAAAAAAGCAGCGGCTCGAATCACATCCTGCACAAAGCCACTGAGGCTCTTATAAGGCAGCGCTGCTATGGCCAATTTTTCTTGTGGGCTCAGGTGGCTTTCAATGTATTTATGGGGAGAAGAAATTGCCAGTACGACCAGCTGAACCACTGCGACTTTGTGGTGAGTGAGCTGTTCCGAGTGGGTTGAAAAGACCCGAATTGCGACAGCATCCGTATTTTCCAACACAAGAGCGGGGAAACCTCGAACTAAATTACCGCCGTGACTCACCTCAACACTTTCGGGTAACGAATCAAAATCCCAGCCTGGGATTGCTGATCTTTCGATCGGGCTGGTGACGCTCTGGGTAGCAAGGGCGACCGCTGCCCGATTGTTGGTCGCCAAGCTGATTTGCAGCTCAGCGAGGTTTGAGCTGAGCCCGAGTTCCTTACTATTGTCATCCAGAACCGCATACTTCACGCGCAGGCCCTGGTCTATCGAGGCCAGCACAAAATCCTCGGCCTTGATGGCGACACCACTAAGTTTCTGCAGGGTTTTGGCGAGCGCCGAAGTTATGTCACCGACTGGATTGTCCGGCATTTGAGCCAGCGCCTTTTGAGCCCAGTCCTTGGCTGGGACAACATTTTTTCTGAGACTCTTTGGAAGCGATCGAATCAACTCGGTTATTAGCTCAAGTCGCATCCCCGGGACAAGCCACTCGAAGGCGGCTCTGTCAAGGCTCGCCAGGATCGGAAGTGGCACTAAAACGCTTAGGCCATCGTCTTTGGCCCCAGGCTCGAATTTATACCGAAGTAAGAACTGCTGGCCGTTCACCAGAATGGTCTTTGGAAGATCCTGCTCGCTAGGTTCCAGAATCTCTTGTTCCAAGATGTTCGACTTAGTCATTGTCATGAGCTCTGGGGACTCAACCCTCGCCCTTTTCCACCAACCCTCAAAGGAGCGGGTTGAAAAAACATCGAGTGGAATTCGGTTGTTATAAAAGCGAAAAACATCTTCCTCGCCCGGGGCAAGCTGCGGCGCCCTGGCTCGTTCCGCAATCGCCTCGAGCTCTATAAGTAGGTCCCTATTCTTTTTATCAAAGGGCTGAATTGAATCCCACTCCCCCATCACAAGAGCGTGCCGAATGAATAACTCTCGGCAAAACATCGGGTCAATCTTGGAATATTGCACCTTGCGCTTGGCTATCAAGGTCAGGCCGTAGAGGATCACTCGCTCATACCCGATCACGGCGCCAAGCTTTTTTTCCCAGTGCGGTTCAGAAACATTTCGCTTGCAAAGTTCTCCAGCTAACTCCTCTGCCCATACCGGATCAATCGCCGCATTCATGCGCGCAAATAGCCTGCTGGTTTCGACCAACTCCGCGCTCATCAAAGCCTCGGGCGG is a genomic window of Candidatus Aquiluna sp. UB-MaderosW2red containing:
- the hrpA gene encoding ATP-dependent RNA helicase HrpA; the encoded protein is MSDLVIHYPPDLPVSERREDILSAIKQNQVVIIAGATGSGKTTQLPKMCLELGRLSIAHTQPRRIAARSVAERISEELNVNLGGLVGYQVRFTDQASKDTKIKVMTDGILLNALQRDKMLKQYDTIIIDEAHERSLNIDFLLGYLKQLLARRPDLKLIITSATIDPGSFSKHFNDAPIIEVSGRTYPIEIRYRPVTREASEDGDPEAATTAADYLDGVVAALKELEAEQDGDVLVFLSGESEIRDCQDAIQGNLTAGSLKTNTEVLPLYGRLSSAEQHRVFEPSKLAGIRRRVILATNVAETSLTIPNIKYVIDAGTARISRYSPRAKVQRLPIEAVSQASANQRAGRAGRTSPGTVIRLYSQEDYQSRSEFTDPEILRTNLASVILQAANIGLGDITKFPFLQAPDSRGVKDGLGLLRELGAIEESADVVLTQMGKELSRIPIEPRFGRMLLESKRHNLVREVMIIVAGLTIQDPRERPLEKREKADLLHARFIDPTSDFLSLLNLWNHVEDQQAKLSSSAFRRLCKAEFLNYLRVREWQDLVRQLKSVTKELGLNFGGRRVDPNGIHKSLLAGLLSQIGLKQENEKKVFKNGKLQKPKRVQSEYLGSGSKKFVIFPGSALARKPPEALMSAELVETSRLFARMNAAIDPVWAEELAGELCKRNVSEPHWEKKLGAVIGYERVILYGLTLIAKRKVQYSKIDPMFCRELFIRHALVMGEWDSIQPFDKKNRDLLIELEAIAERARAPQLAPGEEDVFRFYNNRIPLDVFSTRSFEGWWKRARVESPELMTMTKSNILEQEILEPSEQDLPKTILVNGQQFLLRYKFEPGAKDDGLSVLVPLPILASLDRAAFEWLVPGMRLELITELIRSLPKSLRKNVVPAKDWAQKALAQMPDNPVGDITSALAKTLQKLSGVAIKAEDFVLASIDQGLRVKYAVLDDNSKELGLSSNLAELQISLATNNRAAVALATQSVTSPIERSAIPGWDFDSLPESVEVSHGGNLVRGFPALVLENTDAVAIRVFSTHSEQLTHHKVAVVQLVVLAISSPHKYIESHLSPQEKLAIAALPYKSLSGFVQDVIRAAAFLELSKINQAGLIFTRAEFEGIRDSVEAKSIELAFEIVKIAARIANALRDANKAISETKDFDFLQVLASEKQHISELLSPRFVSDIGLERLPRLEIYLRTIELRIQKLRQNPQRDNVAQYELSQAISFFELAGGSFSQSGSGPVAQARWLIEEFRVSLFAQSLGTTEPVSLQRIKKLLS